The DNA segment AAGCAGGGGCCATCGTTTATTTAACAAGAGATGATGATAACGATCTCTCTTCGGATGAAGGTAGTTTGTCCCGTCGTAAGGCAGAAGATATTAGAAAACGAGTTGATTTTATCAAAAGTAAAAAAGCGGACTTGTTCTTAAGTTTACATTTAAATGCCATCCCTTCGGAAAAGTGGCGAGGAGCGCAAACCTTTTACAACCCTAAAAGTGACAAAAGTGAAAGTTTGGCTAAATTTATTCAATCAGAAATAGAAACGAACCTGGAAAATACGACGAGGAAATCCATGGGGCTTACTAACATCTATCTGCTGAAGCATACAAAAGCACCTGGAGCCTTGGTTGAAGCGGGATTCTTATCCAATCAAGAGGAACGAACATTACTTGAGAGTGAAGAGTATCAAAGAAAGATGGCTGCATCTGTGTACAGGGGCATTCTACGCTATGTTACAGAGCTTGAGTACCCTGAAGATTCCGAGGAGTAAGCAAATCACTTAGAAAGCGTTTCAGATATGTTATACTTGCACTGTTGAATCATTTCTAAGGAAGGTGACGCACGTGCTTACACAGGAAGAAGTACTGAATATCCTCCATCCAATCGAAGATCCGTTTTTACATAAAACGTTGGAAGAAACCGGTGGAGTCGAAGAGATAAAAATTAAAGAAGAGAAAAACCACGTAAGTGTTAAGGTTTTAATTGCTAAAACCAATACAGCAGAACAGATGGAGCTGCAGCAAACAATTGTCAATGCCCTTAAAAGCGGTGGGGCTGCAACCGTAGGACTTCGTTTTGATCAGCTGCCAGATGATGTGATTGAAAAGTATCAGCCGGCTGCTGAAGAGGGACAGGAAGCTTCATTGCTTGATGGCAAGACAGGCACGAAGTTTATTTCCGTTGCCAGCGGAAAAGGTGGTGTCGGGAAATCAACAGTGACCGTTAACCTTGCTGTTGCCCTTTCACGTCTAGGTAAAAAGGTTGGAATTATTGACGCGGATATTTATGGTTTCAGTGTTCCAGATATGATGGGAGTCGAAGAGCGCCCTGTTGTTCGCGGGGAAAAGATCATTCCAGTTGAGCGTTTTGGTGTGAAAATCGTATCCATGGGCTTCTTTGTGGAGGATAATTCTCCTATTATTTGGCGTGGACCAATGCTTGGCAAAATGCTGACAAGTTTCTTCAAAGAAGTGGAGTGGGGGGATCTAGATTACCTTCTTCTTGACTTGCCTCCGGGAACTGGTGATATGGCTCTGGATGTTCATGCTATGCTTCCTTCTTCAAAAGAAGTGATCGTTACAACACCGCACCCTACAGCTGCGTTCGTAGCAGCCCGTGCCGGTCAAATGGCTATAAAAACAGAGCATGAAATCTTAGGTGTAGTAGAAAATATGGCTTACTTTGAGAGTAAAGAGACAGGCAATAAAGAATTTGTCTTTGGCCGGGGTGGCGGGGCTAAGCTTGCCGACGAGCTGAAGACAGATATTTTAGGTCATATTCCTTTGCAACAGCCATTTGAGGAAGAAGAAGTATTCGCACCGTCTGTCTATCAAACCGATCATCCAATTGGTGTCGTGTATCGAAACATGGCTGCGAAAATTATTGATAAGTACTAATATTAAAAAGCACGCTGCCTTTACACAGGCTGCGTGCTTTTAATTTCTGATTATTCACCCTGAACCTGATTCGCTGCCGCCACCTGACTTCTCTTGTCCACCTTGTCCGGACTTTTCCCCGCTCTTCATTTGCTCTGCAGCTTTGAGTAGCGTTTCAGTCATTTTTGCTTGGAAAACAGGACTGTTTAAGGTCTCTTGAATGGTTTTTTCTAAGTGGGCTCGGAATTTTTGACCCTCTAACACTTTGCGCATTTGCTCCATCATCTCAGGATTTTGGTAAAGTTCGATGAGCGACTTCTGATATTCAGGGTCTTTCATTAAGCCTTTCATCAGTTTCTTCTGTTCTTCTTCAACAACTTTGCTAAATTCTTGAACAAATTTTGGGTCTGTAAAAAGCTTACCCCAGAATTCTTTTCCTTTTTCCGAGAGAAGCGTTTCACTTACGGCTTGCTTGACAACTTCGGAATCCAATGCCATCGACTGCTGCATTTTCTCATCTTTAAGAACTTCAGTCATCGCCTTTTTACCATCATCTGTTTTTAATATATCAACCATCATTTTTTTAGTGGTTTCGTAATCCGCTTGCCCGCTGGCTTCTGGACTACCGCCACAAGCGGCTAAGAAAACAACGAGTATAACGGGGCATATAAAGCGTAATATGGACATAAATTATGTCCCCTTTCCTTTGTTCTCCTTGCTTTACTATTTGCATTCAGATAAAAAAATATGCGGGCTTAAGGAAAAATCGTACGCTTCATGATAAAATACGAAAGGGTAATTTATTGCAATTTAGGGGGAAACAACGTGACCAGTCGAAAATGGGTGAGGATGTTTTTGACAACGCTGTTAATCGGCGGGGTCTTAACACTGCTCACCAGTTTTATACTTAAATCAGAATCATATGCAAGGGTTTTTCAGCCATTTCAGTTATTTGAACTCATCGGAGTACTGTTATTTTTCCTTGGTTTTGGGCTTATATTCAGCGTCATTAGCCAAATGGGCTTTTTCGCTTATTTAACAGTTAATCAGTTTGGGCTTGGTGTTTTTCGTAGAATGTGGCCATTGATTCAACTATTTTTGGTTGCTTTTACGCTTTTTGACCTTGTCTATTTCCGTTATCGCGCAGCGGATGAAGCAACCGTTTGGCCCTTTCTATGGACGGCCTTAGGTCTGCTTGTCATTTCGCTTGTAGTTGCGAAGGTAAAAGCAAAAGAAACCAATTCGAAGGCTTTTGTTCCTGCCCTGTTTTTCATGGTAGTTGTCACAACAGTTGAGTGGGTTCCAGCTCTACGTGCAGGCGGGAGCGCTTACGTATGGCTGATGATCATTCCATTAACCGCCTGCAATGCTTACCAGCTTTTACTACTGCATCGAATAACAGCCAGTAATAAATCGGCATAAAAAAAGCGGTCCAAATTATGGGCCGCCTTATTACTCTTGGGTGATCTTAGCCTTCCCGCCATTGACTAGTTCTGTAATGGTAACAAATTCAAAGCCTTTTTGTTTAAGCCCCGGGATGACCACTTCAAGCGCTTTAGCCGTCTGTTTGACAGAGTCAGAAGCATGAAGCAAGATGATATCCCCTTTTGCCCCTGTTCCCATTATTTGATCGATAATAGCGTTAGTTCCTGGATTTTCCCAATCACGAGGGTTCAGACTCCATTGAACAGTTTCAAGTCCTTCCTGCTCAATTGCTGCTAATATTTCTTCGTTCAAATGACCATGCGGAGGTCTTATATAATTGATATCCTCAAAGCCAAGTTTTTCAAAGACTTCCTTCGCTTTTTGAATATCTCTTCTTATTTCTTCAGGTTCCATTTCTGTATAGCTTTCATATTCGTATCCCGTTATTGCTATTTCATGCTTATCTTCGTGGATAGCCTCGACAATATCCTGATGCCGCTCAGCCCAACTTCCGCTAAGAAAGAAGGTGGCTTTTGCCTGATGAGCCTTAAGTTTCTCTAAAATACCATTCACCTTTTCATTTCCCCAGCTAATATTGAAAGTCAACGCGATATACGGCTGTTCTTCGCTTCCTTGCGATAAAGCTTTTGGCTCTCCGTCATTTGAAAAAACAGGAAGCTGGCCCATTTGACCAATCCACATTAATACGGCACAAAATAATGCTAGGAATATGATAACTCCATAACGCTTTATCTTCTCCATTCTCCACGTATAAAAACTCACGTTAAAGCAGCTCCTTTTTCCCTCTATATGTTCCATACCTATGAAAAAATTGGACAAACTATGCTATAAATCCTTAAAACAGGGTAAAAATAAAGGAGTGATGTGAGAGAGGGAGGATTTACGATGTATGGTGTAATAATAAACGAACAAGAACGGGAAGAAATGGAGTACTTATTAAAAAGGGAAATGGAGGAAATCACCTTCGACCTTAGCGATCACCGAATTGATCCCGAGATAAAAAGTGCTATGGAAAACAGGTACGAGATGCTATTCCAGTTTTTTAAAAGGTTTGCGAGCCAGAAGGAATGTTTGCAATATATGCCCAAGAAGAAAAAGCAAAACTGATAAAGTCGAGGAATTCCAAAAACATTGATTCATTAAAAAGTGGTTGTCACTTAACGATGAAGAGAAAGCCAGCTATTGAAGTGGTTAGGCATCATCATTATCTGAAGCAGGTTAGGTTATTTCCACTACCCGTGAGCGCTAGCTCACTTGAAGATGCCTTTTCTCGCATAAAACTCGAAGTTTTCTTTCGAGTTTTTTAATGGTTAATCATCCTTATGTTATGTATCCTTGAAAAGAATTAAAGAAAAAAGAAGAAATTTATCAAAAGTTATTGCGCATCCTTTTCATTCTATGCTATATTATTAAACGTTGTCGGGAAAGGCAGCACATATGATATTGTCTTTCATAAGGGAAATAATTTTTTAAAGAAATTTATTGACTTTATAACACAGGCATGATAAATTAGTTCTTGTCGCCAAAACGACAAACAAAACAATTTTGATCTTTGAAAACTGAACGAACCAACCAGTACGTCAATATATTCTTTCTATTAAATAGAGAGAATTTGAAACAAGCACATTCGGTGTGCAAATGAGCAAGTCAAACTTTAACTTTTATGGAGAGTTTGATCCTGGCTCAGGACGAACGCTGGCGGCGTGCCTAATACATGCAAGTCGAGCGCAGGAAGCAGGCGGATCCCCTTCGGGGGTGAAACCTGTGGAATGAGCGGCGGACGGGTGAGTAACACGTGGGCAACCTGCCTGTAAGATCGGAATAACTCCGGGAAACCGGGGCTAATGCCGGGTAATCCTTTATCTCGCATGAGAGGAAGGTAAAAGATGGCTTCTAGCTATCACTTACAGATGGGCCCGCGGCGCATTAGCTAGTTGGTGAGGTAACGGCTCACCAAGGCGACGATGCGTAGCCGACCTGAGAGGGTGATCGGCCACACTGGGACTGAGACACGGCCCAGACTCCTACGGGAGGCAGCAGTAGGGAATCTTCCGCAATGGACGAAAGTCTGACGGAGCAACGCCGCGTGAACGATGAAGGTCTTCGGATCGTAAAGTTCTGTTGTTAGGGAAGAACATGTACCGTTCAAACAGGGCGGTACCTTGACGGTACCTAACGAGGAAGCCCCGGCTAACTACGTGCCAGCAGCCGCGGTAATACGTAGGGGGCAAGCGTTGTCCGGAATTATTGGGCGTAAAGCGCGCGCAGGCGGTTCCTTAAGTCTGATGTGAAAGCCCACGGCTCAACCGTGGAGGGTCATTGGAAACTGGGGAACTTGAGGACAGAAGAGGAGAGTGGAATTCCACGTGTAGCGGTGAAATGCGTAGATATGTGGAGGAACACCAGTGGCGAAGGCGACTCTCTGGTCTGTTTCTGACGCTGAGGTGCGAAAGCGTGGGTAGCAAACAGGATTAGATACCCTGGTAGTCCACGCCGTAAACGATGAGTGCTAGGTGTTAGGGGGCTTCCACCCCTTAGTGCTGAAGTTAACGCATTAAGCACTCCGCCTGGGGAGTACGGCCGCAAGGCTGAAACTCAAAGGAATTGACGGGGGCCCGCACAAGCGGTGGAGCATGTGGTTTAATTCGAAGCAACGCGAAGAACCTTACCAGGTCTTGACATCCTTGGATCGCCCTAGAGATAGGGTTTTCCCTTCGGGGACCAAGTGACAGGTGGTGCATGGTTGTCGTCAGCTCGTGTCGTGAGATGTTGGGTTAAGTCCCGCAACGAGCGCAACCCCTAATCTTAGTTGCCAGCATTCAGTTGGGCACTCTAAGGTGACTGCCGGTGACAAACCGGAGGAAGGCGGGGATGACGTCAAATCATCATGCCCCTTATGACCTGGGCTACACACGTGCTACAATGGATGGTACAAAGGGCAGCGAAGCCGCGAGGTGTAGCAAATCCCATAAAACCATTCTCAGTTCGGATTGCAGGCTGCAACTCGCCTGCATGAAGCCGGAATCGCTAGTAATCGCGGATCAGCATGCCGCGGTGAATACGTTCCCGGGCCTTGTACACACCGCCCGTCACACCACGAGAGTTGGCAACACCCGAAGTCGGTGAGGTAACACATTATGTGAGCCAGCCGCCGAAGGTGGGGCCAATGATTGGGGTGAAGTCGTAACAAGGTAGCCGTATCGGAAGGTGCGGCTGGATCACCTCCTTTCTAAGGACATATGCAAGGCGACCTCTTTCTCTTTCGAGAAAGTCGGGAAGCTGCCGCATACGGAAGACGTACCTGGTTGGTTGTTCAGTTTTGAGAGATCAAAGGAATATGATCTTGATGAATGGGCCTGTAGCTCAGCTGGTTAGAGCGCACGCCTGATAAGCGTGAGGTCGGTGGTTCGAGTCCACTCAGGCCCACCATTCTTCAACGGGGCCTTAGCTCAGCTGGGAGAGCGCCTGCTTTGCACGCAGGAGGTCAGCGGTTCGATCCCGCTAGGCTCCACCATATAATCACCCTTAAAACACAAAGATACTATTGTGTTTTATAAGTAACCCTATAATCGGGAATGAACCTTGAAAACTGGATAAGATGATCAGAACGTGACGATCCTCTTTAGATAGAGATCGACACGGGATGACAAGACATCAAACATCAATTTTTTAACGTCTTTTCACGACGACAATAGTTAAGTGAATAAGGGCGCACGGTGGATGCCTTGGTACTAGGAGCCGATGAAGGACGGGACTAACACCGATATGCTTTGGGAAGCCGTAAGTAGGCTGTGCACCGAAGATTTCCGAATGGGGGAACCCCCTGCTCGTAATGGAGCAGGATCCTTTACTGAATACATAGGTAAGGGAAGGCAGACCCGGGGAACTGAAACATCTCATTACCCGGAGGAAGAGAAAGCAAACGCGATTTCCCAAGTAGCGGCGAGCGAAACGGAAACAGCCCAAACCAGAAAGCTTGCTTTCTGGGGTTGTAGGACACTCCTTTGGAGTTACAAAAAAAGAGGATAGATGAATCGATCTGGAACGATCAGCCAGAGCAGGTAAGAGCCCTGTAGTCGACATCTTCTTTTCTCCGGAGTGGATCCTGAGTACGGCGGAACACGAGGAATTCCGTCGGAATCCGGGAGGACCATCTCCCAAGGCTAAATACTCCCTAGTAACCGATAGTGAACCAGTACCGTGAGGGAAAGGTGAAAAGCACCCCGGAAGGGGAGTGAAAGAGATCCTGAAACCGTGCGCCTACAAGTAGTCGGAGCCCATTGATGGGTGACGGCGTGCCTTTTGTAGAATGAACCGGCGAGTTACGACCGTCTGCAAGGTTAAGCTAAAGCAGCGGAGCCGCAGCGAAAGCGAGTCTGAATAGGGCGAAGCAGTAGGCGGTCGTAGACCCGAAACCGTGTGATCTACCCATGTCCAGGGTGAAGGTCAGGTAACACTGACTGGAGGCCCGAACCCACGCAAGTTGAAAATTGCGGGGATGAGGTGTGGGTAGGGGTGAAATGCCAATCGAACACGGAGATAGCTGGTTCTCTCCGAAATAGCTTTAGGGCTAGCCTCAGAATAGAAAGTCTTGGAGGTAGAGCACTGATTGGACGAGGGGCCCCTACCGGGTTACCGAATTCAGTCAAACTCCGAATGCCAACGACTTTGTTCTGGGAGTCAGACCATGGGTGATAAGGTTCATGGTCGAAAGGGAAACAGCCCAGACCGCCAGCTAAGGTCCCCAAGTGTGTGTTAAGTGGAAAAGGATGTGGCGTTGCTTAGACAACCAGGATGTTGGCTTAGAAGCAGCCATCATTGAAAGAGTGCGTAATAGCTCACTGGTCGAGTGACGCTGCGCCGAAAATATACCGGGGCTAAACACACCACCGAAGCTGCGGATTGATCCTTAGGGATCAGTGGTAGGAGAGCGTTCTAAGGGCTGCGAAGTCAGACCGTAAGGACTGGTGGAGCGCTTAGAAGTGAGAATGCCGGTATGAGTAGCGAAAAAAGAGTGAGAATCTCTTTCACCGAAAGCCCAAGGTTTCCTGAGGAAGGCTCGTCCTCTCAGGGTTAGTCGGGACCTAAGCCGAGGCCGAAAGGCGTAGGCGATGGCCAACAGGTTGATATTCCTGTACCGCCTCCTTTCCGTTTGAACGACGGGGGGACGCAGGAGGATAAGGAGAGCGCACCACTGGATGTGTGCGTCCAAGCAGTGAGACGGTCGAGACAGGCAAATCCGCTCGGCAACGTCAAGCTGTGATGGGGAGGGAACTAGAGTACCGAAGCTCCTGATTTCACACTGCCAAGAAAATCCTCTAGTGAGGAAAGAGGCGCCCGTACCGCAAACCAACACAGGTAGGCGAGGAGAGAATCCTAAGGTGAGCGGGAGAACTCTCGTTAAGGAACTCGGCAAAATGACCCCGTAACTTCGGGAGAAGGGGTGCTCCTCTGCCGAGGAGCCGCAGTGAAAAGGCCCAAGCGACTGTTTACCAAAAACACAGGTCTCTGCGAAGCCGTAAGGCGAAGTATAGGGGCTGACACCTGCCCGGTGCTGGAAGGTTAAGGGGATGCGTTAGCGCTTGGCGCGAAGCGTTGAACCGAAGCCCCAGTAAACGGCGGCCGTAACTATAACGGTCCTAAGGTAGCGAAATTCCTTGTCGGGTAAGTTCCGACCCGCACGAAAGGTGCAACGACTTGGGCACTGTCTCAACGAGAGACCCGGTGAAATTATACTATGCGTGAAGATGCGCATTACCCGCGACAGGACGGAAAGACCCCGTGGAGCTTTACTGTAGCCTGATATTGAATGTTGGTACAGCTTGTACAGGATAGGTGGGAGCCTGAGAAGCCGGAGCGCTAGCTTCGGTGGAGGCGCTGGTGGGATACCACCCTGGCTGTACGGACATTCTAACCCAGGACCGTGATCCGGTTCGGAGACAGTGTCAGGTGGGCAGTTTGACTGGGGCGGTCGCCTCCTAAAGAGTAACGGAGGCGCCCAAAGGTTCCCTCAGAATGGTTGGAAATCATTCGCAGAGTGTAAAGGCACAAGGGAGCTTGACTGCGAGACCTACAAGTCGAGCAGGGACGAAAGTCGGGCTTAGTGATCCGGCGGTACCGTATGGAAGGGCCGTCGCTCAACGGATAAAAGCTACCCCGGGGATAACAGGCTTATCTCCCCCAAGAGTCCACATCGACGGGGAGGTTTGGCACCTCGATGTCGGCTCATCGCATCCTGGGGCTGTAGTCGGTCCCAAGGGTTGGGCTGTTCGCCCATTAAAGCGGTACGCGAGCTGGGTTCAGAACGTCGTGAGACAGTTCGGTCCCTATCCGTCGTGGGCGTTGGAAATCTGAAAGGAGCTGTCCTTAGTACGAGAGGACCGGGATGGACACACCGCTGGTGTACCAGTTGTTCCGCCAGGAGCATCGCTGGGTAGCTACGTGTGGACGGGATAAGTGCTGAAAGCATCTAAGCATGAAGCCCCCCTTGAGATGAGATTTCCCCTTACGCCAAGTAAGTAAGATTCCTCAGAGACGATGAGGTCGATAGGTCCGAGGTCGAAGCGTGGTGACACGTGAAGCTGACGGATACTAATCAATCGATGACTTATCTATATCAAAAATTGAATCGTTTGGTCTTGCCTGTCTTATCTAGTTTTGAGGGTTTCCCTCATACTTTATGATGTGGTGGCGAGAGCGAAGAGGTCACACCTGTTCCCATGCCGAACACAGTAGTTAAGCTCTTCAGCGCCGATGGTAGTCGGGTCGATCCCCGTGAGAGTAGGACGCGGCCACGTCATGTTTTTAAATCATATTATTCCACCGTAGCTCAGTGGTAGAGCAATCGGCTGTTAACCGATCGGTCGTAGGTTCGAATCCTACCGGTGGAGCCACTTGCTTCCATAGCTCAGTGGTAGAGCACTTCCATGGTAAGGAAGGGGTCGCCGGTTCAAGTCCGGCTGGAAGCTCTGAAAAGTATCTTAAGGCCCGTTGGTCAAGTGGTTAAGACACCGCCCTTTCACGGCGGTATCACGGGTTCGAATCCCGTACGGGTCACCATTTTTAAAAATCATTTCAAATGGAGGATTAGCTCAGCTGGGAGAGCACTTGCCTTACAAGCAAGGGGTCGCAGGTTCGAGCCCTGCATCCTCCACCATAATTGCCGGCCTAGCTCAACTGGTAGAGCAACTGATTTGTAATCAGTAGGTTGGGGGTTCAAGTCCTCTGGCCGGCACCATAAGGTCCATCTTATGTGGAGGGATAGCGAAGTTGGCCAAACGCGGCGGACTGTAAATCCGCTCCCACCGGGTTCGCAGGTTCGAGTCCTGCTCCCTCCACCATTTTAGTTTTATTATTGAGTATTTATAGGTATAAGATGTGCGTGTTGGTACATACTAGTTTATATAATGTTGGGCCATAGCCAAGCGGTAAGGCCACGGTTTTTGGTACCGTCATGCGCTGGTTCGAATCCAGCTGGCCCAGCCATTTAATTTTTAATAGTGAGTAAGGCTTTTTTTATTTGCAGAAAATCATTATTAGCTTAGCTGAGTAGCAACCAGCATATACTGAGATACTACTTCGCAAACCCTCGTACGGGGGACTTACAACTAAATGAGCATCACTTTTTAAGCGTACGAGATTCACGAGATTCACTTGATTTACTTTTATTAAGAGCCATTAGCTCAGCTGGTAGAGCATCTGACTTTTAATCAGAGGGTCGGAGGTTCGAGCCCTCCATGGCTCATCAGAAACGGATATTGCTTTTGCAACGTCCGTTTTTTTATAATAAAACAAGGGGCCTTAGCTCAGCTGGGAGAGCGCCTGCTTTGCACGCAGGAGGTCAGCGGTTCGATCCCGCTAGGCTCCACCAATACATATAGTTTAGAGGCTGACGTCATATTAGATGTCAGCCTCTTTTGTATAATAAAAGCTTCTAACCCTTCTGTAACTTTATTAAAAATAATCACTTTTTATATGCAATTATCCTAGTGGCACGTAAATGCAAGTTTGGAACGGCCTCATATGCCTTATTAAAGATTAAAGTAAAGTTATATAATCGGGGCTTTTCGTCACGATAAGATAGATAAAATAAGGGGGAAATGTAAATGAAAGCTATTTTTTTAGATCGTGATGGTACTCTTGGTGGATCAGATCAAATTGAATACCCAGGGGATTTTGGTTTATATCCCGGTGTCCAGGAGAAACTCCAGGAAGTACAAGTAGAAGGTATTAAACTTTATTCTTTCACTAATCAGCCTGGCATTGCTGAGGGACGGGCTACAATTGAAAGTTTTCGTGAAGAGTTGTATGGATTTGGTATGGATGGAGTGTATGTCTGTCCACATCTCCCGGTTGATCACTGCAATTGTCGCAAACCAAAGGCCGGCATGATTGAGCTGGCTTGTCGTGATCACGAGTTACTTCCTAGCGAATGTTGTGTAATTGGTGATCGCTTGAAGGATATGACAGCAGCTGGTCAGGCTGGATGTATGAG comes from the Halobacillus shinanisalinarum genome and includes:
- the cwlD gene encoding N-acetylmuramoyl-L-alanine amidase CwlD: MIRRMKTIGWLLAVVGVVCLISYPVQEVKDAWQTWSSPLSGKVVVLDPGHGAPDGGAVGRNGTEEKDITLELSQYLRDYLQEAGAIVYLTRDDDNDLSSDEGSLSRRKAEDIRKRVDFIKSKKADLFLSLHLNAIPSEKWRGAQTFYNPKSDKSESLAKFIQSEIETNLENTTRKSMGLTNIYLLKHTKAPGALVEAGFLSNQEERTLLESEEYQRKMAASVYRGILRYVTELEYPEDSEE
- a CDS encoding Mrp/NBP35 family ATP-binding protein, whose product is MLTQEEVLNILHPIEDPFLHKTLEETGGVEEIKIKEEKNHVSVKVLIAKTNTAEQMELQQTIVNALKSGGAATVGLRFDQLPDDVIEKYQPAAEEGQEASLLDGKTGTKFISVASGKGGVGKSTVTVNLAVALSRLGKKVGIIDADIYGFSVPDMMGVEERPVVRGEKIIPVERFGVKIVSMGFFVEDNSPIIWRGPMLGKMLTSFFKEVEWGDLDYLLLDLPPGTGDMALDVHAMLPSSKEVIVTTPHPTAAFVAARAGQMAIKTEHEILGVVENMAYFESKETGNKEFVFGRGGGAKLADELKTDILGHIPLQQPFEEEEVFAPSVYQTDHPIGVVYRNMAAKIIDKY
- the gerD gene encoding spore germination lipoprotein GerD, with product MSILRFICPVILVVFLAACGGSPEASGQADYETTKKMMVDILKTDDGKKAMTEVLKDEKMQQSMALDSEVVKQAVSETLLSEKGKEFWGKLFTDPKFVQEFSKVVEEEQKKLMKGLMKDPEYQKSLIELYQNPEMMEQMRKVLEGQKFRAHLEKTIQETLNSPVFQAKMTETLLKAAEQMKSGEKSGQGGQEKSGGGSESGSG
- a CDS encoding KinB-signaling pathway activation protein, with product MTSRKWVRMFLTTLLIGGVLTLLTSFILKSESYARVFQPFQLFELIGVLLFFLGFGLIFSVISQMGFFAYLTVNQFGLGVFRRMWPLIQLFLVAFTLFDLVYFRYRAADEATVWPFLWTALGLLVISLVVAKVKAKETNSKAFVPALFFMVVVTTVEWVPALRAGGSAYVWLMIIPLTACNAYQLLLLHRITASNKSA
- the pdaB gene encoding polysaccharide deacetylase family sporulation protein PdaB — translated: MSFYTWRMEKIKRYGVIIFLALFCAVLMWIGQMGQLPVFSNDGEPKALSQGSEEQPYIALTFNISWGNEKVNGILEKLKAHQAKATFFLSGSWAERHQDIVEAIHEDKHEIAITGYEYESYTEMEPEEIRRDIQKAKEVFEKLGFEDINYIRPPHGHLNEEILAAIEQEGLETVQWSLNPRDWENPGTNAIIDQIMGTGAKGDIILLHASDSVKQTAKALEVVIPGLKQKGFEFVTITELVNGGKAKITQE
- a CDS encoding HAD-IIIA family hydrolase; the protein is MKAIFLDRDGTLGGSDQIEYPGDFGLYPGVQEKLQEVQVEGIKLYSFTNQPGIAEGRATIESFREELYGFGMDGVYVCPHLPVDHCNCRKPKAGMIELACRDHELLPSECCVIGDRLKDMTAAGQAGCMSILVQTGAGKASLKEWKQLDKRPTIDFIAEDIIHALNWLTQGK